The Sorangiineae bacterium MSr11367 genome window below encodes:
- a CDS encoding heparinase II/III family protein produces the protein MTAARFVVGAVCLGLSIGPVGACKRMVRGCVRGESIKPTPSGTAAQGSDEATAGGESGSPAPLVPLPPLARLPEHPRIALTPARRARMKRNAAQHAPSWTRMGHLCEEATAKRIPSGYEAWDWTNAALSCALVHQVQGDEAAARTGVLYLRALVDDKAKVGDGEGGDTAIRHDNGYAIRTRGFLGALAYDWLHDAPGMTTELRQHVVDRLASWIDWYGREGYMRDKPIANYYAGYFGAVAMTGIAAEGDDPRATKFRAQAQRMFLRDIGPAYAKLDGGQWPESWQYGGGPAVTMALYATTEHVELPWLRQILGYRTHALLPDGIHLYDNGDWSEKPAVAAGAELDAVALAFDADPLAPQARTLAAKTVRKRDDPFGWVQALVDDASAPVRAEDDPRRGTKSYLAAGTGTLFARTAWTPEAVWFAFQSGPYLSDHQHLDQGHFELVRGEDVLISDPGAYGSGSTTSHNSILVDDGKETLVYAPNQVPVSRATVTRFSDDGTFVHALGDFTSAYDPPPQRDTGKRSVTHAEREILFSRTPVASNAASSRLVIYDRITVAKPAFAVTWIAHTGGEASPTRFTVGSSAAQIYTVAPAEPKARLAREPSSEKSDSFWTNDAPAKGLRATRLEIPSPTGATDRRFLHVITASSADAPRAALGAVRGDAVEGASLDGEAYVFLRSAVQKLPTGFDYTAPEDAARHIVNGLAPNASYTVSASRGDGGCKVRVTPGSGPKTSDAGVLVLSIAGCAVKSE, from the coding sequence ATGACGGCGGCGCGGTTCGTGGTGGGCGCGGTATGCCTCGGTCTTTCCATCGGGCCCGTCGGCGCATGCAAGCGCATGGTGCGCGGGTGCGTGCGCGGTGAGAGCATCAAGCCCACGCCGAGTGGCACAGCAGCGCAAGGCTCGGACGAAGCGACGGCCGGCGGGGAATCGGGGAGTCCTGCGCCACTGGTGCCGTTGCCGCCGCTGGCGCGTTTGCCCGAGCATCCGCGCATCGCGCTCACCCCGGCGCGGCGCGCGCGCATGAAGCGCAACGCGGCACAGCATGCGCCGTCGTGGACGCGCATGGGCCATTTGTGCGAGGAGGCGACCGCGAAGCGCATTCCCAGCGGCTACGAAGCCTGGGATTGGACCAACGCTGCCCTTTCGTGTGCACTGGTGCATCAGGTTCAGGGAGACGAGGCAGCGGCACGCACCGGCGTCCTGTATTTGCGCGCGCTGGTGGACGACAAGGCCAAAGTGGGTGACGGAGAAGGCGGCGACACCGCCATTCGTCACGACAATGGATATGCGATTCGCACGCGCGGGTTCCTCGGCGCCCTCGCCTACGATTGGTTGCACGATGCCCCGGGCATGACGACCGAGTTGCGCCAGCACGTGGTCGATCGACTGGCCTCGTGGATCGATTGGTACGGCCGCGAGGGGTACATGCGCGACAAGCCGATTGCCAATTACTATGCAGGGTATTTCGGGGCAGTGGCCATGACCGGCATCGCCGCCGAGGGCGACGATCCGCGGGCGACCAAGTTTCGCGCGCAGGCGCAGCGCATGTTCCTGCGCGATATCGGACCGGCGTATGCCAAGTTGGACGGCGGGCAATGGCCCGAGAGCTGGCAATACGGCGGCGGCCCGGCGGTGACGATGGCGCTGTACGCGACGACGGAGCACGTGGAATTGCCCTGGCTCCGGCAGATCCTCGGGTATCGAACGCACGCGCTGTTGCCGGATGGTATCCATCTTTACGACAACGGCGATTGGAGCGAAAAGCCGGCCGTCGCCGCGGGCGCGGAGCTCGACGCCGTGGCGCTGGCGTTCGACGCGGATCCACTGGCGCCGCAAGCTCGCACGCTGGCGGCGAAGACGGTGCGCAAGCGCGACGACCCGTTCGGCTGGGTGCAGGCGCTCGTCGATGATGCGTCCGCGCCGGTCCGCGCGGAGGATGATCCGCGGCGCGGGACGAAGAGCTACCTCGCCGCCGGCACGGGCACGCTGTTCGCGCGCACGGCGTGGACGCCCGAGGCCGTGTGGTTCGCGTTTCAGAGCGGGCCGTACCTCTCGGATCATCAGCACCTCGATCAGGGGCACTTCGAGCTGGTGCGCGGCGAGGACGTGCTCATCTCCGATCCGGGCGCGTACGGGTCAGGCTCCACCACGAGCCACAATTCCATTTTGGTCGACGACGGCAAAGAGACCCTGGTCTATGCGCCGAACCAGGTGCCGGTATCCCGCGCGACGGTCACGCGCTTCTCCGACGACGGCACCTTCGTGCACGCGCTCGGGGACTTTACCTCGGCCTACGATCCGCCCCCCCAACGCGACACCGGGAAACGGTCGGTGACCCACGCCGAGCGGGAAATCCTGTTTTCGCGCACCCCGGTCGCGAGCAACGCCGCTTCGTCCCGCCTCGTGATTTACGATCGCATCACGGTGGCAAAGCCCGCGTTCGCGGTCACCTGGATCGCACACACCGGCGGCGAGGCCAGCCCCACACGCTTCACGGTCGGCAGCTCCGCGGCGCAGATCTACACGGTGGCACCGGCCGAACCCAAGGCCCGACTCGCGCGCGAGCCCAGCTCGGAAAAGAGCGACAGCTTCTGGACCAACGACGCCCCCGCGAAAGGCCTTCGCGCGACCCGCTTGGAGATCCCCTCCCCCACCGGCGCAACGGACCGCCGTTTCCTTCACGTCATCACGGCCTCCTCGGCCGACGCCCCCCGCGCTGCCTTGGGCGCCGTGCGCGGCGACGCCGTGGAAGGCGCCTCGCTCGACGGCGAAGCCTACGTCTTCCTCCGCTCCGCCGTCCAAAAGCTGCCCACCGGCTTCGACTATACCGCCCCCGAAGACGCCGCCCGCCACATCGTAAACGGCCTCGCCCCCAACGCGAGCTACACGGTATCCGCCTCGCGCGGCGACGGCGGCTGCAAAGTCCGCGTCACCCCCGGCAGCGGCCCCAAGACGTCCGACGCGGGCGTCCTCGTCCTATCCATCGCGGGCTGCGCAGTGAAATCCGAATGA
- a CDS encoding enoyl-CoA hydratase/isomerase family protein — translation MIFEIKLAHPAKNALDSTLMAYLLEQLREAAGRPVLITGSDNAFSAGLNLKTVSRFDGPAMRMFLDRLEHFMAAVYLYPGPVAAAINGHAIAGGCVLALCCDYRVALADPKIKIGLNEVALGVRFPPRIHTIVSRRVPPQHHERVILGAELFDPITAFELGLLDAVSEDPLQNARDRLTTWGALPQDAYSATKRDLRGRGETDLCPEAEHKKRLDEAVEAWITDDVKNRMLAALRR, via the coding sequence ATGATCTTCGAGATTAAGCTCGCACACCCCGCGAAGAACGCGCTCGACTCGACGCTGATGGCGTACCTGCTCGAGCAACTGCGGGAGGCCGCCGGCCGCCCCGTCCTCATCACGGGAAGCGACAACGCGTTCAGTGCCGGGCTCAATCTGAAGACGGTGAGCCGGTTCGATGGACCTGCCATGCGCATGTTCCTCGACCGGCTCGAGCATTTCATGGCCGCGGTGTACCTCTATCCGGGACCCGTGGCCGCGGCCATCAATGGGCACGCCATCGCTGGCGGCTGCGTCCTCGCCTTGTGTTGCGACTACCGGGTGGCGCTGGCCGACCCGAAGATCAAAATCGGCCTCAACGAGGTGGCATTGGGGGTCCGTTTCCCCCCGCGCATCCACACCATCGTGAGCCGCCGCGTCCCCCCACAGCACCACGAGCGCGTCATCCTCGGCGCCGAGTTGTTCGATCCGATCACCGCCTTCGAACTCGGCTTGCTCGACGCAGTATCCGAAGACCCCTTGCAGAATGCACGCGATCGACTGACCACCTGGGGCGCTCTCCCCCAAGACGCGTATTCCGCAACGAAACGCGATCTGCGCGGCCGAGGCGAAACCGACTTGTGCCCCGAAGCGGAACACAAAAAGCGCCTCGACGAAGCCGTGGAGGCATGGATCACCGACGACGTAAAAAACCGCATGCTCGCCGCCCTCCGCCGCTGA
- a CDS encoding lipid-transfer protein translates to MSKRVNVIGVGMVKFAKPGASEDYNVMASKAARAALEDAKVKYDDVEQAFAGYVYGDSTCGQRAIYDVGLTGIPVFNVNNNCSTGSTALMLGRQAIDAGAHCVLVVGFEQMEKGALGSKFTDRVNPLEQHAGVMSRVQGVNQAPFAAQMFGGAGREYRWKYGTKKETFGKVSEKARKHASKNPYALFNEVLSLEEIMASQEVFDPLTRYQCCPPTCGAAAAVLCSDEFAKKNGIAKPVYIAAQAMTTDYASSFGDSMIKMVGYDMAVKCAEKVYEQAGLGPKDVDVVELHDCFTANEVLTYEALGLCKEGEAEKFIWEGQNTYGGKYVTNPSGGLLSKGHPLGATGLAQCTELVWQLRGQADQRQVPDAKVALQHNLGLGGACVITMYRRD, encoded by the coding sequence ATGAGCAAGCGCGTGAATGTCATCGGCGTGGGGATGGTCAAGTTCGCCAAGCCGGGCGCCAGCGAGGATTACAACGTCATGGCCTCCAAGGCAGCACGCGCTGCCCTCGAGGACGCCAAGGTCAAATATGACGACGTCGAGCAGGCCTTTGCCGGCTACGTCTACGGCGACAGCACCTGCGGTCAGCGGGCCATCTACGATGTCGGCCTGACCGGAATTCCGGTCTTCAATGTGAACAACAATTGCTCCACCGGCTCCACGGCGCTCATGCTGGGCCGCCAGGCCATCGATGCGGGCGCGCACTGCGTGCTCGTGGTCGGTTTCGAGCAAATGGAGAAGGGCGCCCTCGGGTCGAAGTTCACCGATCGGGTCAATCCGCTGGAACAGCACGCCGGCGTGATGTCGCGCGTTCAAGGTGTGAACCAGGCACCGTTCGCCGCGCAGATGTTCGGCGGGGCGGGGCGCGAATACCGCTGGAAGTACGGAACGAAGAAGGAGACCTTCGGCAAGGTCAGCGAGAAGGCGCGCAAGCATGCGAGCAAGAATCCATACGCGCTCTTCAACGAGGTGCTCTCACTGGAGGAGATCATGGCCTCGCAAGAGGTCTTCGATCCTCTGACCCGCTACCAATGTTGCCCGCCCACGTGCGGTGCAGCGGCGGCCGTTCTATGCTCGGACGAGTTCGCGAAGAAGAACGGGATTGCCAAGCCGGTGTACATCGCGGCGCAGGCGATGACCACGGATTATGCCTCGAGCTTCGGCGACAGCATGATCAAGATGGTCGGCTACGACATGGCGGTGAAGTGCGCCGAGAAGGTGTACGAGCAAGCCGGCCTGGGCCCCAAAGACGTGGACGTGGTGGAGTTGCACGACTGCTTCACGGCCAACGAGGTGCTCACCTACGAGGCACTCGGCCTCTGCAAGGAGGGTGAGGCGGAGAAGTTCATCTGGGAAGGGCAGAACACGTACGGCGGGAAATACGTGACGAATCCGTCGGGCGGGCTCCTCTCCAAGGGTCATCCGCTCGGCGCCACTGGACTTGCACAGTGCACGGAATTGGTGTGGCAGCTTCGCGGGCAAGCCGATCAGCGCCAGGTGCCCGATGCCAAGGTCGCGCTTCAGCACAATCTAGGATTGGGCGGCGCTTGCGTCATTACGATGTATCGACGAGATTAG